CCTGCAGCGGCCAGTGCGATGGCGAGGCCGAGGGCGGCGAATTTTCCGGAACGGATCATGGGGAATCTCCTGTGGATGTGAAGCGTGGGTTCGACGTGACGCGTGTGTTCGACGCGATGTGTGCGTTCGAGGAACGGGTGTGTTCGAACTGGCGCGCAGCATAGCCACGCTGCGAGGGGCCCACCCGCCCCGTTCGGAAGAAGCATCGTTCCCTCGCAGGAGATTCCGGTGACACGCGTTCGTCAAGACGGCGTTGTGGCACGTCCTGGCCCCTTCAAGAAAGCACCGCGTCAGCGGTCTGCGTCAGCCTCGTGCAAGACGCCTGCGGCGTCATGTGGAACCCCCGCGCCGCAGCGAGCACAGAGGCCCGAGGGTTAGCCCTTGCGCAATGCTGCGTAAAGGGTTTTACGCTGTCGAGGGGCCCCGCCAGGGCCCTAAATTCCTGGCTCCACTACAGAGGCACCGGACCACCGGCGCCCACCCTTGCGCCGATGAGCAACCTCATCCTGGAGACACGCAAACTGACCAAGGAGTTCAAAGGCTTCACCGCCGTGGACTCGGTCGACCTGCAAGTGCAGCGTGGGCATATCCACGCGCTGATCGGTCCGAACGGCGCCGGCAAGACCACCTGCTTCAACCTGCTCACCAAGTTCCTGACGCCCACCCGCGGCCAGATCTTCTTCAACGGCATCGACATCACCGGCGAGAAGCCCGCGCAGATCGCGCGCCGCGGCGTGATCCGCTCGTTCCAGATCAGCGCGGTGTTCCCGCACCTGACGGTGCTGGAGAACGTCCGCATCGGCCTGCAGCGCTTCACCGGGACGAGCTACCACTTCTGGAAGGGCCTCGGCGGTCTGTCCAAGCTGGACGGCCGCGCGCTGGAGCTGCTGGAACTCGTCGACCTGCGCGACATGGCCTCGCTGCGCGCCGCCGACCTGCCCTACGGCCGCAAGCGCGCGCTGGAGATCGCCACGACGATGGCGATGGAACCTGAACTGATGCTGCTGGACGAACCGACCCAGGGCATGGGCCACGAGGACGTGGACCGCGTCACCGCGCTGATCAAGCGCGTCGCCGAAGGACGCACCGTGCTGATGGTGGAACACAACATGAAGGTGATCAGCAGCATCGCCGACCGCATCACCGTGCTGGCCCGCGGCGCCGTGCTGGCCGAGGGCGACTACGCGACCGTGTCCCGCCATCCGAAGGTGCTGGAGGCCTACATGGGCTCCGAGGCCACCGAGCTGCAAGGGGCGCATTGATGGCCTACGCGCTCGAGATCAAGGGACTGCAGGCCTGGTACGGCGAGAGCCACATCCTGCACGGCATCGACCTGGCGATCCCGCAGGGTCAGGTCTTGACGCTGCTGGGCCGCAACGGCGCCGGCCGCACGACGACGCTGCGCGCCATCATGGGCCTGACCGACCGCCGCAGCGGTTCGATCAAGGTCCACGGCCAGGAGAGCGTCACGCTGCCCACGCACCGCATCGCGCGACTCGGCCTGGGTTACTGCCCGGAGGAGCGCGGCATCTTCGCGTCGCTCAGCACGGAGGAGAACCTGCGCCTGCCGCCGGTGTTCAAGAGCGGTCGCGGCAAGGTCATGTCGGAGGACGAGATCTACGCGATGTTCCCCAACCTCTCCGAGCGCCGCCACAGCCCGGGCACGCGGCTGTCCGGCGGCGAGCAGCAGATGCTGGCCGTGGCCCGCATCCTGCGCACCGGCGCGGACATCCTGCTGCTGGACGAGATCTCCGAGGGCCTGGCCCCGGTCATCGTCCAGGCGCTGGCCCGCATGATCACCGCGCTGAAGGCGCAGGGCTTCACCATCGTGATGGTGGAGCAGAACTTCCGGTTCGCCGCGCCGCTGGCGGACCACTTCGTCGTGATGGAACACGGCCAGGTGGTCGAGTCCTTCGCCGCCGCGCAGCTGGACAGCAAGCGCGCGCTGCTCGACGAGCTGCTGAGCGTGTGACGGAACGCGCCGCCGCCGTCACGCACGACCCCGACATCCGAGCGTCCGATACCGGCCTCCCGATACCGACCGCCCGATACTGATTTTCCGAGCTTCGAGTCTGAAACCCGCATGGGCCCATTGAGGCCGTTAGAACAAGGAGACAAGCGATGAAGACCACCCTCAAAACCGTTGCCCTGGCCTCGGTGCTGGCCTGCGGCAGCCTCGGCGCGCAGGCGCAGATTTCCGGCGACACGATCAAGATCGGCATCATCACGGACATGTCGAGCGTCTACGCCGACATCGACGGCGCCGGCGGCGTGGAGGCCATCCGCATGGCCATCGCCGACGCGAAGGGCCAGGTCGCGGGCAAGAAGATCGAGCTGGTCTTCGCCGACCACCAGAACAAGGCCGACGTCGCCGCCTCCAAGGCGCGCGAGTGGTTCGACACGCAAGGCCTGGACCTGCTGATAGGCGGCACCAACTCCGGCACCAGCCTGGCGATGGCCAAGGTCGCGGCGGAGAAGAAGAAGCCCTTCATCTCCATCGGCGCCGGCACCTCGCGCCTGACCAACGAGGAGTGCACGCCCTACACCATCCACTACGCCTACGACACGGTGGCCCTGGCCAACGGCACCGGCGCGGCGGTGACCAAGTCGGGCGGCAAGACCTGGTACTTCCTGACGGCGGACTACGCTTTCGGCACCTCGCTGCAGGCCGACACCTCGGCGGTGGTGGCCAAGTCCGGCGGCCAGGTGCTGGGCGCGGTGAAGCACCCGCTGAACGCGAGCGACTTCTCCTCCTTCCTGCTGCAGGCGCAGAGCTCCAAGGCGCAGATCCTGGGCCTGGCCAACGCGGGCGGCGACACCATCAACGCGGTGAAGGCGGCCAACGAGTTCGGCATCACCAAGACGATGAAGCTGGCCGGCCTGCTGATGTTCATCAACGACGTGCACTCGCTGGGACTGAAGACCACCGAAGGCATGTACCTGACCGACAGCTGGTACTGGAACCAGAGCCCCGAGTCGCGCGCCTGGGCGCGCCGCTTCTTCGAGAAGATGAAGCGCATGCCCTCGTCGCTGCAGGCGGCGGACTACTCGGCGGTGTCGCACTACCTGAAGGCGGTCGAGGCGATCAAGTCCGACGACGGCGACAAGGTCGTGGCGCAGATGAAGGCCACGCCGATCAACGACTTCTATACGAAGGGCACGATCCGCAAGGAAGACGGCCGCGGCGTGCACGACATGTTCCTGCTGCAGGTGAAGTCGCAGAAGGAGTCCACCGAGCCGTGGGACTACTTCAAGGTCGTGACCCGCATCGCGGGCGACGACGCGTTCACCAAGCTGGCCGACTCGAAGTGCCCGCTGGTCAAGAAGTGAGCTGAGGCCGGAGACACCGCATGACCGATTTCTTTGGCGTCCCGTTGCCGGCGCTGCTCGGCCAGCTCCTGCTGGGGCTGGTGAACGGATCCTTCTACGCGATGCTGTCGCTCGGGCTTGCGGTGATCTTCGGCATGCTGAACATCATCAACTTCGCCCACGGCGCGCTCTACATGATGGGCGCGTTCCTGGCGTGGTTGGGGTTGGAATACTTCGGCATCAACTACTGGGCGATGCTGCTGATCGCGCCGCTGATCGTGGGCGTGTTCGGGCTGGTGATCGAGCGGCTGCTGCTGCAGTGGCTCTACAAGCTCGACCACCTCTACGGCCTGCTGCTGACCTTCGGGCTGACGCTGGTGATCGAGGGGGTGTTCCGCTCCTTCTTCGGCGTCGGCGGGCAGCCGTACTCGGCGCCGGAGGCGCTGTCGGGCGCGACCAACCTGGGCTTCATGATCCTGCCGAACTACCGGGCGTGGGTGGTGGTGGCCTCGCTGGTGGTGTGCCTGGGCGTGTGGGTGCTGATCGAGAAGACCTCGCTGGGTGCGACGCTGCGCGCCGGCACCGAGAACCCGAAGCTGGTGCAGGCCTTCGGCGTCAACGTGCCGCGGCTGGTCACGCTGACCTACGCGGGCGGCGTGGCGCTGGCGGGCTTCGCCGGGGTGCTGGCCGCACCCATCCTGCAGGTCAATTCGCTGATGGGCTCCAACCTGATCATCGTGGTCTTCGCGGTGGTGGTGATCGGGGGGATGGGTTCCATCCTCGGATCGATCCTGACCGGCCTGGGGCTGGGCGTCGTCGAGGGCCTGACCAAGGTCTTCTATCCGGAGGCGTCCAACACGGTGGTGTTCGTCGTCATGGCCCTGGTCCTGCTGGTGCGTCCCGCCGGCCTGTTCGGCAAAGAGAAATGAACAAGAAACCGCTGGGCTACGGGGCCCTGTTCCTCGCCATCGCGCTGCTGCCCTTCCTGGGCGTGTATCCGATCTTCGCGATGAAGGTGATGTGCTACGCGCTGTTCGCGTGCGCCTTCAATCTGCTGATCGGCTTCACGGGGCTGCTGAGCTTCGGCCACGCCGCCTTCCTGGGCGCGGCGGCCTACGGGGCCGGGCACGCGATGAAGGTCTGGGGTTTCCCGCCGCTGGTGGGCATCGCGTTCGGCACGCTGATGGCGGCGGTCGCGGGACTGGTGTTCGGGCTGCTGGCGATCCGGCGCTCGGGGATCTACTTCTCGATGATCACGCTGGCGCTGGCGCAGATGCTGTTCTTCTACTTCCTGCAGGCGCCGTTCACCGGCGGCGAGGACGGCCTGCAGTCGGTGCCGCGCGGCAGCCTGCTGGGCATCAACCTGGAGAGCGACAGCGCGCTGTACTACCTGGTGCTGGCGATCTTCGTCTTCGGCTTCTGGCTGATCTACCGGACGGTGCACTCGCCGTTCGGGCAGGTGCTGACGTCCATCCGCGAGAACGAGGCGCGCGCGACCTCGCTGGGCTACGACGCGGCGCGCTTCAAGCTGATGGCCTTCGTGCTGTCGGCCGCGCTGGCCGGGCTCGCCGGCGCGACCAAGACGCTGGTGCTGGGCTTCGCGACGCTGACCGATGCGATCTGGACCACGTCCGGGCTGGTGATCCTGATGACGCTCGTGGGCGGCATGGGGACGATGGTGGGACCGATCGTCGGGGCGCTGGTGATCATCGCCCTGGAGAACAAGATCGGCGACCTCGGCCAATGGCTGGCCAACCTGACCGGGATCCAGTGGTTCACCGGGCTGGGCGAATCGGTCAGCCTGGTCACCGGGCTGATCTTCATCGTGTGCGTGCTGGCATTCCGGCGCGGGCTGGTGGGCGAAGCGGGCGCGCTGTGGGAGCGGCTGCGCAAGACGGAGAATGCTCGTTAAATCGAGCACTATCGCTTTAAAGCTCGATTTAACGAACATCGAATCGGCTTAGCTTTGCTAGCCATTTCGACAGAATGCTCGTAATATCGAGCCTTAACGCGTTAAGGCTCGATTTAACGAACATGAAAGTCGACCAGGCTTCCGTGCTCCCCGCACACTTGCAGACCGAGAGCGCCCAGTTGGGTGAGCGCCTCGCCCGGTTGCGGGTGGCCCGGCAGATCAAGCAGGCTGACGCAGCCATCCGGGCGGGACTGTCTCGCAATACCGCCTACCGGATCGAACGAGGTGACCCCGGCCTCGCCATCGGCCAGATCCTGCGTTATCTAGACGCGATCGCCCCGGGGCTGACGCTCACGCATCTCCTGACCGAAAGCGATCCGGCGCTTTTCCAGCAACAGCAGGAAGAGCAGCGCCAGCGTGTACGCGGGCTGACGCAGGCGGAAATGCAGGAACTGGATTTCTGAGGGCGATTCATGGCGGCCAAGGAAACCAAGCTCACCGTCTTCGCGCATCTGGGATCTGCCTGGGCACCCTGCGGCCAGCTCCAGCTGAACGAGCAGGATCAGGAACTCCAGGGTTCGACGCTGGCCTATGGGTTGAACTACCTGCGACGGTCTGACGCCATCGAAATCGATCCGGTGAGCCTGGGTCTGCTCGATCGTGAACGGGTCCGTGGTCAACGGTTGCGCCCGATCAACAACCTCCCCTTCTTCGGCGGCATCCGCGACGCGGCGCCAGACGCGTGGGGACGCCGAGTCATCGAAGCCAAGCTGCGCGTGCCAGCCAACAGCCTGCCGGAATCCCAATACCTGATCCACGCCGGCAGTGAACGCGTCGGCGCGCTCGATGTGCGGACGGGGCTGGCCGACGGCCCGAGTCCGGGTGTCAGTTCCTGGCACACGCTGCAGCACCTGATGGAAGCCGCGGAGCGCATCGAAGAGGGTGCGCCCGTCCCCGCACATCTGGATGCCATCTTCATGAACGGTGCGTCATTGGGAGGTGCGCGCCCGAAAGCCTCAGTCCGGGACGACGACGGCGTGCTGTGGCTGGCGAAATTCGCCAGCCGCCAGGACCGCATGGACATTCCCGCCATCGAATGCGCCGCGCTGCGCCTGGCGGCCGAGGCCACGCTGTCCGTGCCGCCCGTCAAGACGCTGACCATCGGCGACCGTCACGTCATGCTGATCCGACGTTTCGATCGCTATTGGTCCTCCGATCAACTGCCCGCCGTCGAGGACGATCCCACCCTGCTCGAGGCAACGCCGGCCGACGGCCTGGCGGAACGACGACTGGCGTTCAACAGCGGCCTGACCTGGCTGGGGTGCGACGAGAGCGAGTCGCGGACCAAGGCGTACGCGGACCTCGCTGCGGCGATCCGCCGCTACGCGCATCCCGATACGGTCCGCGCCGGCAACACCGAGCTCTTCAAGCGCATGGTGTTCAACATCCTGGTCAGCAACGACGACGACCATCTGCGCAATCACGGCTTTCTGTGGGATCCACGACTGCAGGGCTGGCGACTCAGCCCGCTCTACGACGTGATGCCTCGACCCAGCCTGGCAAGCGAACGATTCCTCCATCTGGGCATCGGGCCGTCAGGTCGATTGGCCACGCTCGACAACGCGCTGGCGGCGCACGGCGGATTCACGCTTTCCGAGCGCGATGCGGCACTCGCCATCGACGAGGTCTGGCGCGTCGTCCGCCAATGGCGCATGTACTTCGAGCAGTTCGGCGTCGGCGCACAGGAGATGGATCGGATCGCCCCCGCGTTCCGCCACATCGACGACATCTCGACGGCGGAGCTGCGGCGCAAGCTTGGCTGAACGATGCGCGACGGGCGAGCGACTTCCGCGGCGCGACAATGCGCGCCATGACTTCCGCAGCCCCCGCTCCCGCCGCGCCGTCGCGTCTGTCGCTGTACCTGAACCTGATCCGCTGGGACCGCCCGGCCGGCACCTACCTGCTGCTGTGGCCGACGCTGGCCGCGCTGTGGATGGCCGCCGACGGCTGGCCGGGCTGGCACCTGCTGCTGGTCTTCACCATCGGCACCTTCCTGATGCGCAGCGCGGGCTGCGCCGTCAACGACGTCGCCGACCGCGACTTCGACAAGCACGTCAAACGCACCGCCCAGCGGCCGGTGACCTCGGGGCTGATCTCCGTGAAGCAGGCGCTCGTGCTCGGCGCGGTGCTCGCGCTGGTCGCCTTCGCGCTCGTGCTGACGACCAATCCGCCGACCATCCTGCTGTCCTTCGCCGCGCTGGCGGTGACCATCCTCTATCCGTTCACCAAGCGCTGGGTCTCGATGCCGCAGGCCGTGCTCGGCGTGGCGTTCTCGTTCGGGATCCCGATGGCGTTCTCGGCGGCGCTAGGCGGGCGGGAGTGGAGCCTGCAGGCGATCCCGGCCTCGGTCCCGATGGCCGCATGGGGACTGCTGGTCGCCAACCTGTTCTGGGTGCTGGCCTACGACACCGAGTACGCGATGGTCGACCGCGACGACGACATCCGCATCGGCATCAAGACCTCGGCGCTGACGCTGGGGCGCTTCGACGTCATCGGCGTGATGGCGTTCTACGTCGCGTTCCTCGCGCTGTGGGCCGCGCTGGGGCTGCGGCTGGGCATGGGGCACTGGTTCCTGGCCGGGCTCGCGGTCGCGGCGGCCCAGGTGGTCTGGCACTACACGCTGATCAAGGACCGCAGCCGCGACGGCTGCTTCAAGGCCTTCCGCGAGAACCACTGGGTCGGCTTCGCGATCTTCGCGGGCACCGTGGTGGATCTGACGCTGCGCTGAGCGGCTCGTTCTACGACAGCCACTGCACGATCACGTCCGGGTGCAGCGGCCAGCCGCCCAGTCCCGCGAACCCCATCAGCACGCCGAAGACCGTCGGCACCATCGCCGCCGCGTACAGCCACCACAGCTGCGTCAGCGCGGTCACCGCCAGCATGGCGATCGCGATCGCCAGCAACGCATCGGACAGGTCGAACTGGTCGTCCCGGTAGTTGAGCGCGTCGTAGCGCTGCTGGTCGGCTTCGGCCTGCTTGCGGAGCTCGTCCTTCTTGGCGGCCTGGTCCGCGGCGAGCGCCTCGTAGTGCGCGATCGCCTCGCGGTAGCCGCCGGCCGCCGACGCCGGCGCGCCGATCGCCTGCAGCTTCAGCTGCGTCAGAGCGGCCTTGGCGACTTCCTCCCGCGCGTTGCGCGCCTGGTAGAAGGACCAGTGATCGATCTTGTCGGCCTGCGCCTGCTGCATGCCCTGGCCGATGTTGTCGTCCTTGATCTTGCAGATGCCCATGAAGGTCGCCAGCAGCGCGACGGTCAGCGCGACCGCCACGTTGAGCCGGGACTGCGACGTCGGCGCTTCAGCCCGCCCGTTGGCTTGACGGGCGGTCTCAATCAGTTCGTCGGGGTCGATGTCCATCGGCGGCACGGTTCAGGAATGGCCGCGGCAGCATACCGAGCGAAGCTGAGCGGGACCTGTACGTCCGCTTAGCCGCGGCCTAGATGCGGTTCAGGCGTCGCTCAGAGCCGGTCCACGCGCGCCAGGGCCGACACCAGGTCCGACTGCGTCAGGATGCCCACCAGCCGCGCCTCCTCGCCGACGATGGGGATGTGGTGGTGCCCGGTCGCCGCGAACAGCGGCACCAGGTCCGCCAGCGGCCGGTCCGCGCTGGCCACCCGCACCTGCCGGCTCATGATCTGGCCGACCACCTCGGCCTTGTCGCTGTGCGTGGCCGGTGTCGAGCGGATCAAGTGGCGCAGCCGCGCCGCCCAGTCCTCGTGCACGTCCAGCGACGCGCCACGCATGAAGTCCGCCAGCGTGACGATGCCGACCACGCGCCGCGCCCGGTCCACCACCGGCAGGGCCTTGATGTGATGCGTCCGCAGCAGCGACCACGCCTCCTGGAGCGGCGTGCCCCATTCCACCGTCTTCACGTCGCGCGACATGACGTCGGCGCAGCGCAGTGTCGTCATCCGCCGCCGCGCGGCCAGCAGGCCGGCCTCGTCGACGATGGCCTGCAGATCGTCCCGGGGAATGTCCAGCACCTGGTTGTAATGCGCCAGGACGGTATCCAGGTCGATGCCGCTGAACGCAGGCGACTCGCCCACCGTCCCGCCGGCATCGCCGGTGGTGCCGCTTGCCGCCGCAACGGGAACGGCGGTCTGCGGGTGCGGATACTTGCGTCCGGTGACGCCGTTGTAGGCCATGCCGGCGAGGACCATCAGCACCGAATTCAGCAGCACCGGATCGAGCACGAAGCGCCAGTCGTGCACGCCGCTGAGCACCATCAGCAGCGCCGCCGCGCCACCGGGCGGATGCAGACAGCGCAGCAGGAACATCAGCCCGATCGCGCCGCCGACGGCGATCGCGGCGGCCAGTTCCGCCGCGCCGCCGAACAGGTGCACGCAGACGATGCCCACCAGGGCCGACGCCGTGTTGCCCATCACCACGGCCCACGGCTGGGCCAACGGACTGGCGGGAACGCCGAACACGAGCACCGCACTCGCGCCCAGCGGCGCGATGAGCCACGGCACGCCCGGGGCATGGCGCGACAGCCATTCGGTCAGCACGCCGGTCAGCAGCAGGCCGGCGATCGCGCCGGCCACCACCCGCAGCCGCTCGCGCGCGTCGACGCGCATCGGCGCCGGTCGGAACGCCTGCAGCCAGTGGCGGAATCGATTCATCACCGGCGCGGCCTCGACTTGCGTCGCAACGGTCCGGGATCGCGCAGCGCGACGTCGGGCACGAACATCTCCATCACCCGCAGCTGCTGCCCGTGCCGGGTGAAGACGGAGTTCCGCGACCACTGCATCTGCGCGGGCGCTTCGGTCCCCGTGGCGGCCAGCCATTGGCGCTGCATCTGGCGGTGCGTCGCGCCATGGCGCGTCACGCGCCGCGGTTGCAGCTCGCTGCGATGGATGCGGGGATCGTCGTAGAGCAGATGGCCGAGCGGCCGGCTGCCCAGTCCCTTCAAGGCTTTCCAGGGACCGGCCACCGCGTGGCCATGCACCGCCGAGCGGGCCCACACCAGCGGCTGCCCGTCGACGCGCAGCAGCACCTCGCGCACGAGCGTGAGTCCGCGCTTGGGCAGCCCCAGCGCGGCGCGCTCCTGCGGCCGCAGCGGCGCGGTGGTCTGGCGCAGCACCTGCACCTCATAGCGACGGCCGGTCGCGGCCAGGCGCTTGCTCAGCGAGCCCGGCGCGCGCAGCCACGCACGCAGGCCCCAGCGATCAGCGATCCCCATGGATGGATGCAGCTTTCAGGAATCAGTCGGTGGTCCGCCGACGAGCAACGCGTGGGCCGTCGGCCTCGGGCGCCGCGGCATCAAGCGCGGCCAAACTCGTCGCCCAACTCGCCGGCGCGTCGGTGCGCGGCTTTCACCGCGCGCTCGATCGCTTCGCCCACGCCGTCGGCCTGCAGGCTGGTGATCGCGGCGTGCGTGGTGCCGCCCTTGGACGTCACCTTCTCGCGCAGCGCGGTCGGCGAATCGCCCGACTGCAACGCCAGCGCCGCGGCACCGCCGCAGGTCGCCAGCGCGAGCTCGCGCGCCTTGGCCTCGTCCAGGCCCAGCGCGCGCGCCGCGGCGACCATGTGCTCGACGAGGAAGAAGAAGTAGGCCGGTCCCGAGCCCGACAGCGCGGTGACCGTGTCGAGGTCGCCCTCGTTGTCGACCCACACCGTGCGTCCGGTCGGCTGCAGCAGCTGCTCGACCAGCGCGCGATCGTCGGCGGTGACGGCCTCGCTGGCGAAGAGCCCCGTGATGCCCTGCCCGATCAACGCCGGCGTGTTGGGCATGCCTCGCACCACACGCGACGCGCCGGTCGGACGCGCGATCGCGTCGCTGCGCAGGCCCGCCATCACCGACAGCTGCAACGCGCTGGCGACGTGAGGCGCGACGGGCACAGCGGCTTCCTGGAAGAGTTGCGGCTTGACCGCCCAGACGACCGCGCGAGCCCGCGCGAGCGAGGCATCCGCCGCCGCGAGCGGCTGGATGCCGAAATCGGCGGCGAGCCGATCGCGCTGCGCCTCGAAAGGCTCGACCACCAGCAGGTCCTCGGCCGGGAAACCGGCCCGGCGCAGGCCGCCGACGATGGCGCTGGCCATGTTGCCTCCGCCGATGAATGCGATGCAGGAACTCATGGGCCGGCAGTTTAGTCCCGCCCCGGCGCTGGAGCGGGTCCACCTCGGGCGCTCAGCGCGCCATCGGCTTGCCATCAACTCGCCATCAACGCGCCCTCAGCATCGATGCGCAGAGCTCGCCCAGCGTCACGATCGCCCGACGCTGTGCGTCATCCATCGGGTTGCCTGCGTTGATGCGGATGAAGTTGTCGAAGCGCTCGGAGTTCGAGTACATCAGCCCGGGCCCCAGCCGGATGCCCTTCTCCAGCGCGGCGTCGAACAGCGCGAGCGAGGACAGTCCCTCGGGCAGCTCGACCCACAGGCTAGGCCCGCCCGGCGGCAGGCTGAGCCGCGTGCCGGCCGGCAGTTCATCGGACAACGCCGCCACCATCTGCTCGCGCTGCGTCGCCAGCTTCGCCCGCAGCGCGCGCAGGTGGCGATCGATCTGGCCGCCTGCCAGGAACTCCGCCAGGATGGCCTGCCCGAGCATCTCGTTGGGCCGGCTCTGCGCGTACTTGAGGATCTCCACGCGCGACTGCCAGCGCCCCGCGGCGATCCAGCCCACGCGCATGCCGGGCGCCAGCGTCTTGTGCAGCGACGAGCAGAAGATCACCCGCCCCGTCGTGTCCCAGGACTTGATCGCGCGCTGCGGCGTCTCGCACAGCAGCGCGTAGGTGTCGTCCTCGACGAGCGCGAGATCGCGCGCCTCGCAGACCGCCAGCAACGCCTGCTTGGCATCGTCCGGCATCACCGCGCCCAGCGGGTTCTGCAGGTTGGGCACGACGACCACGGCCTTGAGCCGGGGCTCCTGCATCGCGGCGGCTTCGAAGGCCTCGACGGACAGGCCCGTGTGAGGACTCGTCGGGATCTCCAGCGCGCGCAGCCCCAGGCTCTCGAGCAGTTGCAGCAGGCCGTAGTAGGTCGGCGATTCGACCGCGACGGCATCGCCCGGCGTCGTCACCGCCCGCAGTGCGATGCCGAGCGCTTCGGTGCAGCCGTGCGTGATGACGAGTTGCGACGGGTCGAGCTGGATCTGTGCGTTGAGCGCCAGGCGCGACAGGCCCTGGCGCAGCGCGAGCAGGCCTTGCGGATCGGGCTGGGTGCCGAGGATCTCCGGCCGGCGACGCAGCAGCCGCTGGCCGTGCAGCGCCAGCGCGCGCGTCGGGTACAGCGAGGGATGCGCGCACGCGCCGGAGAGATTGACCTCCGGCTTTGCGGCGATGCCGCGGGTGAGGATCTCGGAGATGCGCTCGTGCACGCCGACGAAACGCGCCGGGTCGGCCTGCGTCTGGCGCGGCTCGGCGGCGCGCGCCAATCGGTTCGGACGTGGCGGTCTCACGAAGTAGCCGGCGCGTTGGCGGGCCTGCAGCAGGCCCTGGCTTTCGAGCAGCCGGCAGGCCTGGAGCGCGGTGCTCAGGCTCACGCGATGCAGGCCCATCAGCGTGCGCACCGAGGGC
This genomic stretch from Mitsuaria sp. 7 harbors:
- a CDS encoding HPP family protein is translated as MNRFRHWLQAFRPAPMRVDARERLRVVAGAIAGLLLTGVLTEWLSRHAPGVPWLIAPLGASAVLVFGVPASPLAQPWAVVMGNTASALVGIVCVHLFGGAAELAAAIAVGGAIGLMFLLRCLHPPGGAAALLMVLSGVHDWRFVLDPVLLNSVLMVLAGMAYNGVTGRKYPHPQTAVPVAAASGTTGDAGGTVGESPAFSGIDLDTVLAHYNQVLDIPRDDLQAIVDEAGLLAARRRMTTLRCADVMSRDVKTVEWGTPLQEAWSLLRTHHIKALPVVDRARRVVGIVTLADFMRGASLDVHEDWAARLRHLIRSTPATHSDKAEVVGQIMSRQVRVASADRPLADLVPLFAATGHHHIPIVGEEARLVGILTQSDLVSALARVDRL
- a CDS encoding chorismate lyase; the encoded protein is MGIADRWGLRAWLRAPGSLSKRLAATGRRYEVQVLRQTTAPLRPQERAALGLPKRGLTLVREVLLRVDGQPLVWARSAVHGHAVAGPWKALKGLGSRPLGHLLYDDPRIHRSELQPRRVTRHGATHRQMQRQWLAATGTEAPAQMQWSRNSVFTRHGQQLRVMEMFVPDVALRDPGPLRRKSRPRR
- the proC gene encoding pyrroline-5-carboxylate reductase translates to MSSCIAFIGGGNMASAIVGGLRRAGFPAEDLLVVEPFEAQRDRLAADFGIQPLAAADASLARARAVVWAVKPQLFQEAAVPVAPHVASALQLSVMAGLRSDAIARPTGASRVVRGMPNTPALIGQGITGLFASEAVTADDRALVEQLLQPTGRTVWVDNEGDLDTVTALSGSGPAYFFFLVEHMVAAARALGLDEAKARELALATCGGAAALALQSGDSPTALREKVTSKGGTTHAAITSLQADGVGEAIERAVKAAHRRAGELGDEFGRA
- a CDS encoding PLP-dependent aminotransferase family protein, encoding MDASDPLYAQVAAHYRQAIAAGTMPPGSRMPSVRTLMGLHRVSLSTALQACRLLESQGLLQARQRAGYFVRPPRPNRLARAAEPRQTQADPARFVGVHERISEILTRGIAAKPEVNLSGACAHPSLYPTRALALHGQRLLRRRPEILGTQPDPQGLLALRQGLSRLALNAQIQLDPSQLVITHGCTEALGIALRAVTTPGDAVAVESPTYYGLLQLLESLGLRALEIPTSPHTGLSVEAFEAAAMQEPRLKAVVVVPNLQNPLGAVMPDDAKQALLAVCEARDLALVEDDTYALLCETPQRAIKSWDTTGRVIFCSSLHKTLAPGMRVGWIAAGRWQSRVEILKYAQSRPNEMLGQAILAEFLAGGQIDRHLRALRAKLATQREQMVAALSDELPAGTRLSLPPGGPSLWVELPEGLSSLALFDAALEKGIRLGPGLMYSNSERFDNFIRINAGNPMDDAQRRAIVTLGELCASMLRAR